A region from the Kryptolebias marmoratus isolate JLee-2015 linkage group LG9, ASM164957v2, whole genome shotgun sequence genome encodes:
- the ccna2 gene encoding cyclin-A2, which translates to MSGATRQGSAAASEFPNQENMLSRLRGSLKTRAAENQENLPPKQASNRTVLGALQNHHQRSKAQNQRGPKQDASQPLACKNDDFSKSCFDKPSTKQPAFRIHVDEPDGACPKKQVVEGSKAKPTVEDSPLAVSNAVTQLRQPLANIDVPSVMDVSFDSPMDMSVIEVEEKPSTVSGVPEYAAEIHTYLREMEVKTRPKAGYMKKQHDITNSMRAILVDWLVEVGEEYKLQNETLYLAVNYIDRFLSSMSVLRGKLQLVGTAAMLLASKFEEIYPPEVAEFVYITDDTYTKKQVLKMEHLVLKVLSFDMAAPTINQFLTLYFCHHSVAKRVESLAMYLGELSLVDSDPFLKYLPSETAAAAYILANNTVTGGSWPKSLVEETGYTLEDLMPCIEELHRMYLSAGQHAQQSVREKYKGSKYHEVSCINAPAKLLLK; encoded by the exons atgtcgGGAGCTACCAGACAAGGAAGCGCGGCCGCTAGTGAGTTTCCCAACCAGGAGAACATGCTCTCCAGGCTCAGAGGCTCACTGAAAACCCGAGCTGCAGAAAACCAGGAAAACCTCCCACCGAAACAAGCCTCCAACAGAACCGTGCTGGGAGCCCTGCAGAACCACCACCAGCGGAGCAAGGCGCAGAACCAGCGCGGCCCGAAGCAG GATGCATCGCAACCCTTGGCTTGTAAAAATGACGACTTTAGCAAAAGTTGCTTTGATAAGCCATCTACCAAGCAGCCGGCCTTCCGGATCCATGTGGATGAGCCTGATGGCGCCTGCCCCAAGAAGCAAGTGGTTGAAGGGAGCAAAGCAAAGCCCACGGTGGAAGACTCTCCCCTGGCCGTCAGCAATGCGGTGACCCAGCTCCGACAGCCGCTGGCCAACATCGACGTCCCATCAGTGATGGATGTCAGCTTCG ATTCTCCCATGGACATGTCTGTGATTGAAGTGGAGGAAAAACCTTCCACTGTGAGTGGCGTTCCAGAATACGCTGCTGAAATCCACACGTACCTGAGGGAAATGGAG GTGAAAACCAGGCCTAAAGCAGGCTACATGAAGAAGCAACACGACATCACAAACAGTATGAGGGCCATCCTGGTAGACTGGCTGGTTGAGGTTGGAGAAGAATACAAGCTCCAAAACGAGACTCTTTATCTGGCTGTTAACTACATCGACCGCTTCCTGTCCTCGATGTCAGTCTTAAGGGGCAAACTTCAACTTGTGGGAACTGCTGCCATGCTGCTGGCTTC AAAATTTGAAGAGATCTACCCTCCTGAGGTGGCAGAGTTTGTCTACATCACAGATGACACCTACACAAAGAAGCAAGTGTTAAAAATGGAGCATTTGGTGCTGAAGGTGCTTTCCTTTGACATGGCTGCTCCAACAATAAACCAGTTTCTCACGCTGTACTTCTGCCATCATTCTGTTGCCAAACGGGTGGAGAGCTTGGCGATG TACCTTGGGGAGCTAAGTTTAGTTGATTCAGATCCATTCTTGAAATACCTACCGTCAGAGACGGCAGCTGCTGCCTACATCCTGGCCAACAACACAGTGACTGGAGGCTCATGG CCCAAGTCCTTGGTGGAGGAGACTGGCTACACGCTGGAGGATCTGATGCCATGCATCGAGGAGCTTCACCGAATGTACCTCAGCGCTGGGCAGCACGCCCAGCAGTCTGTCCGGGAGAAGTATAAGGGCTCAAA GTACCATGAAGTTTCCTGCATCAATGCACCAGCCAAACTGCTGCTGAAGTGA